A genome region from Bacteroidota bacterium includes the following:
- a CDS encoding BatA domain-containing protein: MKFVNPSFLYALFAIAIPVIIHLFNFRRYKTVYFTNVRFLKEVQLETQSRSRLKHLLVLLARILTVAFLVFAFAQPYLPLDNKKIAAGEQVVSVYIDNSFSMDAVSKSGRLMDEAKKLASEVVSAYKPGDRFQLLTNDFEGRHQRLVNREEFLQLVDELKLSPGFKNIQQVVSRQADVLNNSGSKNKTSFIISDFQKSIIDKGEIKNDTSIRINLLPVAAEERNNLYIDSCWFTSPVRRLNQAEQLYVRIKNSSDKDYENIPVKLFVNNQQKTPASFNLRANSHLDTVLSFVTTEAGIQSARVELNDYPVTFDDKFYFSYNVLKQIPVLSINAADKSTPDNTNPYLRSLFGRDSVVVLTNSDETHIDYSTLNNYRLIILNELKTISSGLAQELNKFAMNGGNLIVFPSDQADLNSYKEFLVGFSTNYYEQIDTTNTKVEQINYAADIYRDVFEKKTGNIDLPVVFSHYVISKNSRSTEENLLRLQDGNSFLSRYHIGKGQVYLFAVPLSITWSNFTKHAVFVPTLYQAALYSQPQYKLCYTIGSDEVIEIPGISSNGEGVFKLTSDDKKFEIIPEHRVLDGKVNVFIHEQVKEPGNYFLNMYKENLMGIAFNYNRNESDLSVYKNEELKALFEAKGLTNLNILDSTSQNITAALSEISEGKKLWKLCIIFALVFIAFEIALLRFWKS, from the coding sequence ATGAAGTTTGTAAACCCTTCCTTTCTTTACGCTTTATTTGCAATTGCCATTCCTGTAATTATTCACCTGTTCAACTTCAGGCGGTACAAAACAGTTTATTTTACGAATGTTCGTTTTTTAAAAGAGGTGCAGCTGGAAACGCAGTCTCGCTCCAGGTTAAAACATTTATTAGTATTACTGGCGAGGATTCTCACAGTTGCTTTTCTTGTATTCGCTTTTGCACAGCCTTATCTGCCGTTGGATAATAAAAAAATTGCTGCCGGAGAGCAGGTTGTTAGTGTATACATTGATAATTCCTTCAGTATGGATGCCGTGAGCAAGAGTGGACGGCTGATGGATGAGGCAAAAAAGCTGGCCTCCGAAGTGGTGTCGGCTTACAAGCCAGGCGACCGTTTCCAATTATTGACCAATGATTTTGAGGGCAGACACCAGCGATTAGTGAACAGGGAGGAGTTTTTGCAATTAGTAGATGAACTTAAATTGTCACCAGGCTTTAAAAATATTCAACAGGTGGTATCGCGCCAGGCGGATGTGCTGAACAATTCCGGTTCAAAGAATAAAACATCTTTTATAATTTCCGATTTCCAGAAAAGTATAATTGATAAAGGGGAAATAAAGAATGATACAAGCATCAGGATAAATCTGTTGCCTGTTGCAGCGGAAGAACGCAATAACCTCTACATTGATTCCTGCTGGTTTACTTCACCGGTACGCAGGCTCAACCAGGCTGAGCAGTTATATGTCCGCATCAAAAATAGCTCCGATAAAGATTATGAGAACATTCCTGTTAAATTATTCGTGAACAACCAGCAAAAAACACCTGCAAGTTTTAATCTCAGAGCCAATTCACATCTTGATACTGTATTATCATTTGTTACAACAGAAGCAGGGATACAAAGCGCAAGGGTTGAGCTGAATGATTACCCTGTAACCTTCGATGATAAATTTTATTTTTCATACAATGTTTTAAAACAAATACCTGTTCTTAGCATTAATGCTGCGGATAAGTCGACGCCCGATAATACAAATCCCTATTTAAGATCCTTATTTGGCCGGGATTCTGTTGTTGTTCTGACCAATTCCGACGAAACACATATTGATTATTCAACACTAAATAATTACCGGTTGATCATTCTTAACGAGCTTAAGACGATTTCATCGGGATTGGCGCAGGAACTGAATAAGTTTGCAATGAACGGAGGTAATTTGATCGTATTTCCATCCGATCAGGCTGATCTTAATTCGTACAAGGAATTTTTAGTCGGTTTCAGCACCAATTATTATGAGCAAATTGACACGACAAATACAAAAGTGGAGCAGATAAACTACGCGGCTGATATTTACCGGGATGTATTTGAAAAAAAGACAGGGAATATTGATCTGCCCGTAGTTTTTTCTCATTACGTGATCAGTAAAAATTCGCGTTCTACCGAAGAAAACTTATTGCGCTTGCAGGATGGAAACAGCTTTTTAAGCCGTTACCATATTGGTAAAGGACAGGTGTATTTATTCGCGGTGCCCTTAAGTATTACCTGGAGTAATTTTACCAAACATGCTGTTTTTGTTCCCACTCTTTACCAGGCGGCATTGTATAGTCAGCCGCAATACAAGTTGTGTTATACCATTGGTAGTGATGAAGTGATCGAAATACCCGGCATCAGTTCAAACGGTGAAGGTGTATTTAAACTTACTTCGGACGATAAAAAATTTGAGATCATACCCGAACATCGTGTTTTGGATGGGAAAGTGAATGTTTTTATACACGAACAGGTAAAGGAGCCGGGTAATTACTTTCTGAATATGTACAAAGAGAACCTGATGGGAATAGCATTCAACTATAACAGGAATGAGTCTGATTTGTCGGTATATAAAAACGAAGAATTAAAGGCTTTATTTGAGGCAAAGGGTTTAACTAACCTGAATATTCTTGACAGTACCAGCCAGAACATAACAGCCGCGCTCAGCGAAATCAGCGAGGGTAAAAAATTATGGAAACTTTGTATTATATTTGCACTGGTATTTATAGCATTCGAAATAGCATTGCTGAGGTTTTGGAAAAGCTAA
- a CDS encoding dihydroorotase, whose protein sequence is MSLLIKSVRVIDPNSPHNGKTVDILIEDGVIQSIAKNIDKKGVQIFQAGNLHVSPGWFDMQVNFRDPGFEYKEDLNTGTQAAAFGGFTAVACLPSTNPPIHTKSEVEYILNKAKSLKKNGVDVYPIGALSQNLEGKDMAELYDMHLSGAVGFTDGKKTESNAGLLMRGSLYAKNFNGVILTFCDEKSISLGGKMNEGPTSTMLGLKGIPALAEELMVARNINIAEYTESRIHIASLSTAKSVDLVRKAKARKFNITASVNAYSLTLDDSLLKGFETNYKVNPPLRTKADIEALKKGLADGTIDCITSDHSPEDIENKMVEFDHAASGIIGLETMYALLNTNLGKTLSAEELVQKISVNPRTLFNLEVPTIKEESKANLTLFDPELEWTFEEKNIHSKSKNTPLFGTKFKGKALGIYNKKVLVSVK, encoded by the coding sequence ATGAGTCTACTCATCAAGTCAGTACGGGTAATCGATCCCAACTCACCACACAACGGAAAAACAGTTGACATATTAATTGAAGATGGAGTAATTCAGTCCATCGCGAAAAATATTGATAAAAAAGGTGTTCAAATCTTCCAGGCTGGTAATCTGCATGTATCACCGGGTTGGTTCGATATGCAGGTAAATTTCCGCGATCCTGGATTTGAATATAAAGAAGACCTGAACACCGGTACACAAGCTGCAGCCTTTGGCGGATTTACAGCAGTAGCCTGCCTGCCGTCAACCAATCCTCCCATACATACCAAATCGGAAGTAGAGTATATACTGAATAAAGCAAAAAGCCTGAAGAAGAATGGTGTTGATGTGTATCCTATCGGAGCCCTCTCGCAGAACCTGGAAGGGAAAGATATGGCCGAGCTGTATGACATGCACCTTTCGGGCGCTGTTGGCTTCACTGATGGTAAGAAGACAGAATCAAACGCGGGCCTGTTGATGCGGGGATCCTTATATGCCAAAAACTTTAATGGCGTTATACTCACTTTTTGCGATGAAAAAAGCATTTCGCTGGGTGGCAAGATGAATGAAGGTCCTACCAGCACCATGCTTGGATTAAAGGGAATACCTGCGCTTGCTGAAGAGTTAATGGTGGCGCGCAACATAAACATTGCCGAATACACTGAAAGCAGGATACATATTGCTTCTCTGTCAACCGCTAAATCGGTCGACCTGGTACGCAAAGCCAAAGCACGCAAGTTCAACATTACAGCATCTGTAAATGCTTACAGCTTAACGCTGGATGATAGCTTACTGAAAGGGTTTGAAACCAATTACAAGGTAAACCCGCCACTACGCACAAAAGCAGATATTGAAGCCCTCAAAAAAGGACTTGCCGACGGAACCATTGATTGCATTACTTCTGACCATTCACCTGAAGATATTGAGAACAAAATGGTAGAGTTTGATCACGCAGCCAGCGGAATCATAGGACTTGAGACCATGTATGCGTTGCTGAATACAAACCTGGGTAAAACATTGTCGGCAGAAGAACTGGTGCAAAAAATTTCCGTCAACCCCCGTACTTTGTTTAACCTCGAAGTACCAACCATAAAAGAAGAATCCAAAGCCAACCTCACCCTGTTTGATCCCGAATTGGAATGGACTTTTGAAGAAAAGAACATTCATTCCAAATCAAAAAACACACCTTTGTTCGGAACAAAATTTAAAGGGAAAGCCCTGGGAATATATAATAAGAAGGTGTTAGTTTCCGTAAAGTAA